The nucleotide sequence CCCGTCTGGAAGAGGGAGAACAGGAACAATTGGAACAGGAACAGGAAACGTTGTCGCACGCCGAAGAGATTAAAGGAGCCTTATTTAAAATAACCGAACTACTTAGCGGAGATAACCAAGGCGGTTTGCATCAGATAAAAGAAGCTTTGTCTACTGCCACATCGCTCGAACGCTATTACCCGCAGGCAAAAGAGATGGCAGAGCGTTTGCGTTCGGCTTATATTGATATGAAGGACCTGGCTTCCGAAACAGACACGCTAAAGGAGGATGTGGAATTCAACCCTGAACGTATGGAGTGGGTGGAAGAGAGACTCAATACGATTTACTCGCTTCAGCAAAAGCATCACCTGAATACAGTGGCAGAGTTGCTTGCTCTGCAGAAGAATTATTCAGATCAGTTACAAGAAATAGATTCGTACGACGAGCAGATTGACGCATTGAAAGGACAGGTAGATGCTACCTACAAAGAGCTTATGCAACAAGCTGCAGTAATTAGCGAACAACGTAAGGTGGCATCAGTAGGACTATCAAAGCAGCTGGTGGAGATGATTGCTCCGCTGGGTATGCCCAACACTCGCTTTACGGTCGACTTTAAAAATAAAACGGTTCCTGATAGTGATGGTGCCGACGAGATATGTTTTATGTTTTCGGCAAATAAGAGCGGCGAACTTCAACCAGTTGCCAATACGGCATCGGGTGGTGAAATATCACGACTTATGCTTTGTATCAAGGCAATGATCGCAGGGGCTACAGCGCTTCCGTCTATTATATTCGACGAAGTGGATACCGGAGTATCTGGCGATATAGCTGATAAAATGGGAGATATCATGCACGAACTGGGAACCAAGATGCAGGTAATAGCCATCACTCATTTACCTCAGATCGCCTCCAAAGGGAATGCTCATTACTATGTTTACAAACACGAAGAGAAAGAACGTACGCTTACCCAAATAAAACAAATGGATACCGAAGAGCGTATTACAGAGATTGCCCGAATGCTGAGTGGTGCCGCGCTTACCGATGCTTCGATGGCCAATGCGCGTGAACTATTGGGTGTGAGAAAGTAAAAGAATGGCTGACTTATCGAAATATACCATATCTATGGTATTGTAGAGTTGCTTAATATAACCGAACTTTGCCATAGATAATAAGAACAACAATTAAAAAGATAAACATATGGCAAAGATCGCTAAAAAATTAACAGAACTCGTTGGGAATACCCCGTTATTGGAACTCTCTGCATTTAATGCGAGTAAGGGATTGGAAGCTACTGTAATTGCAAAACTTGAATCTTTTAATCCCGTAGGTTGTGTAAAGGAACGTATTGCATTGGCGATGGTTGAAGACGCCGAAGCAAAAGGTATACTTAAGCCAGGAGCAACTATTATCGAACCTACCAGTGGCAATACGGGAGTTGGACTAGCCTTTGTTTCTGCCGTGAAAGGTTATAAGCTTGTGCTTACTATGCCCGAAACCATGAGTCTTGAACGCCGCGCGTTGCTTAAAGCTTTAGGTGCTGAGCTGGTACTTACTCCGGGTTCAGGAGGAATGAAAGCAGCTATTGAAAAAGCAAATGAAATTCAGACTGAAACAGCAGGTTCTGTTATTTTGCAGCAATTTGAGAATCCGGCTAATCCGGAAATCCATAGAAAAACAACCGGAGAAGAAATCTGGCGCGATACAGACGGAAAAGTAGATATTTTTGTAGCAGGCGTTGGTACGGGTGGAACCGTTAGTGGAGTGGGAGAGTCGCTTAAAGCTCACAATCCTAATGTTAAAATAGTAGCCGTAGAACCGGCAGATTCTCCCGTATTATCCGGAGGATCACCTTCACCACATAAAATTCAGGGAATTGGTGCGGGATTTATTCCCAAAACATATAATGCCGAAGTTGTAGACGAAATCATAACTGTAACTAACGACGCAGCAA is from uncultured Macellibacteroides sp. and encodes:
- the recN gene encoding DNA repair protein RecN, translated to MLKSLFIQNYVLIDSLDIDFADGFSVITGETGAGKSIILGALSLVLGQRADGKSIKKEADKCVIEATFDISLYQLEPFFIENDLEYDARHCILRRELFASGKSRAFVNDSPVGLNVLRSLGTRLIDIHSQHQNLLLGDSLFQLNVVDVLADNEILLILYRKEFSRYQSLKRDLKELTEKSRQNRQEEDYIRFQLEQLEEARLEEGEQEQLEQEQETLSHAEEIKGALFKITELLSGDNQGGLHQIKEALSTATSLERYYPQAKEMAERLRSAYIDMKDLASETDTLKEDVEFNPERMEWVEERLNTIYSLQQKHHLNTVAELLALQKNYSDQLQEIDSYDEQIDALKGQVDATYKELMQQAAVISEQRKVASVGLSKQLVEMIAPLGMPNTRFTVDFKNKTVPDSDGADEICFMFSANKSGELQPVANTASGGEISRLMLCIKAMIAGATALPSIIFDEVDTGVSGDIADKMGDIMHELGTKMQVIAITHLPQIASKGNAHYYVYKHEEKERTLTQIKQMDTEERITEIARMLSGAALTDASMANARELLGVRK
- the cysK gene encoding cysteine synthase A; the encoded protein is MAKIAKKLTELVGNTPLLELSAFNASKGLEATVIAKLESFNPVGCVKERIALAMVEDAEAKGILKPGATIIEPTSGNTGVGLAFVSAVKGYKLVLTMPETMSLERRALLKALGAELVLTPGSGGMKAAIEKANEIQTETAGSVILQQFENPANPEIHRKTTGEEIWRDTDGKVDIFVAGVGTGGTVSGVGESLKAHNPNVKIVAVEPADSPVLSGGSPSPHKIQGIGAGFIPKTYNAEVVDEIITVTNDAAIKTSRELAQKEGLLVGISSGAAAWAAAELAKRPENKGKVIVTLLPDTGERYLSTVLYAFDEYPL